The DNA segment TGGTGCTACTTCTTCCCATTCAGATCTGCTACTGTGGTACACCTGTACTTCATCTGTGATTTCATCAGGAGCATAATCCCCACCCAAAATATAAATCTTGTCCGAAATCCCAATAGCCCCTGCATTGAAGCCCGCACACTCAAATGAACCCTCACCTTTCCAAACACAGGTTTCTGGACAAAAACTGTAGACTTTGTAAGTAGAAAGGTCACAAATGTACAAAGTGCAATTTACTGGGACAGCTTTCACAAGAGTAGCATGAAAAAACTGGCCAAATTCTGCAACAAGTTCTGACCATTGATCAGAGGACACATTGTATTTGAAGAAACAATCCATTGACGGATTGAAAATGTCAGCTATTTCCACCTCAGATCCAAGGACATAGATGATGTTGTTGCAGGCACTTGCTTCTGGATAGTAAATTCCTCTCGGCAAatggctcactgatctccattcttTGGTAAGAGGGTTGTAGGATTCAACATTTAAAAGGCTTCGGATTTCTTGTGCTCCTTTAGTTTTCCCACCTACTACAAAAAGCTGATTCATTGCAATAACCGATGTGTGCATGGTCCGAGAGTTTTTCATTGATGAAACAGAAGTGAAATTGTTTGTGCTTGGGCAGTAACACCATGTCTGGTCAGTTGCATCATGACATCTTTCTGCAATGTGCAGTCGTATAGATTTACTGCAGCTGATCTTACATCCTCCAGTAATAAATATTTTTTCTCCAAAGGTAACCAAACTTGACCCTGGAAAATCAATAATATTTGTAGCAGGCAATTCCTTCCAGGTATCACTTTCAATGTTATAGCAAAATGTATGCTTAATCAAACCATTTTCTTCAGTTTTGTGAACAAATATGTATTTTTCTGTTGTGGATGGTCTTGCGTCAGGAAAGAGCCCGTTAAATTCTTCCAGTTCATTGAGAGCATCACTAACAGATTTCATGCATTCAGGATTGTTTGCTAGTAAACTTTCAGACCTCATAAAGTCCTCCAGAGTTTCTTTGGATAGCTGATGCAATCTGACAAGATTAATCAAGTGAGGCAAATGCTTTTCTCTCGTGTCAATATCATATCGAGTCCACTGAAGAACAGCATTCAGAACAGTGTCCTCATCAGGGACATTCAATGCATCTGCTTCAAGGCATTTTTCTAGTAGTCCAGCATTCATTTCCAAGAAATCATTTGATTTTAGCAGAAGAGAGAAGTGCTGCACTACAAATAGCAAAGCTTGATCGTACAAAGTGGTAGAACCATAATCCTCAGACAAAGACAGAAGTTGTAAGCAACTGCTGAGATCGAGGGTTTTGATGAGAAAATCACTGCAGGCTTTAGCTAGCAGGGACACTTGAAGAAATGAGGACATCTGAAAGAACATTTCAACATTGGTCTCAGATATCTCTGCATTCCCTGTGTAAGCAAAATCCAGAAATGCTCTCACAGCCTCCGGAGATAAATTAGTGATTTTTACACTTCCATCATCCCTTTCCCTCATGTGAACTTCAAACATGGCTCTGCAAGAGAAACAGTAACATAACTACTGTCTTTACCAGGACATTACAAAAACTATGAATCATTAATATTTCTTACATGATTTACAGCTTCTGTTTGAACAATACTTAATAAATAATATAGTCCAGATTACAATTTCGGAAATTACTTTTTGAGCTGGTTTGCTGCAAGTACACAAACATGAATATTTTTTCTAAAAATTCAAAACAAATGTACACATACTACAGCCATTTTTCTAGTTCATGCCCAGAAAACCAAAATGACAGTCAATTAAAGTATATTTGAAGCAGAGAAGATGCAGGGCTATGGTGAATGAGCCAAGCAGTGGGACTTAGTTTTGGATTGCTGTAGAAAGTGCTGGCACATATACAAAAATGTATGTGCCGCAGCATCTTAATATGGCTGAAAACTATCAATAATGGATGGTACAAAGATTTATGTGAGCATTAAGCCAAAACATTGAGAGGTAATGAGGTTGGAGACAAATATAAGTTTTACTGAGATCCCAATAATAGACACACCATAGAGGGCGGTTACTTTAGCAACCTAATAAAAAATTAAACTGTTCCAGTTATAGCTGTAGAAAAACATTTAGAAAGGCATAAGGTAATGAGAAACAATCAGCAGGTCATACTTGACTAacaattgatttttttgaggaaatcACTGTAAAAAGGGAACACATTGGATGTTGTATATATCAACATTTGTGTGTCCGATAAGGTAAAGTGTCTTTTTATGAAAATTAAGGTACATGGTATTAAAGAGATTGTCATTCATAGAGAAGTGTCTAGCACAGAAAGTGAAGGTTAGGAGTAAATGGATGACAAGTGGGTAGTAGTGTGGCTGAGAAGTTTCTGCTGGGATCCCTTTTGTTTTCAATTTATTTTAATGCTTTGGGCATAGGCATAAGAGAAATAATTTTGTATCTGCTGATAAATTAGGGGCCTTGGAAGAAgaattcagcaggacagagacaagTTAGCAGGAGTGGGCAtacagatagaacatagaacagtacagcacagtacaggcccttcggcccacgatgttgtgccgaacctttaacctactctaagatcaaactacctacatacccttcatactactatcatccatgtacctatccaagagtcgcttaaatgtccctaatgtatctgcttctactaccaccgctggcagtgcattccacacacccaccactctctgtgtaaagaacctacctctgacatctccccgaaaccttcctccaatcaccttaaaattatgcctcctggtgatagccctttccaccctgggaaaaattctctggctatccactctatctatgcctcccatcatcttgttcacctctatcaagtcacctctcatccttcttcgctccaatgagaaaagccctagctcccttaacctttcttcgtaagacatgccctccagtccaggcagcatcctggtaaatctcctctgcaccctctctaaagcttccacatccttcctataatgaggagaccagaactgaacacaatattccaagtgtggtctaaccagggctttatagagctgcagcataacctcgcggctcttaaactcaatccccctgttaatgaaaaccaacacaccatacgctttcttaacaaccctatcaacttgggtggcaactttgagcgatctatggacatggaccccaagatccctctgttcctccacactaccaagaatcctgtctttaagcctgtattctgcattcaaattcgaccttccaaaatgaatcacttcacacttttccaggttgaactccatctgtcacttctcagcccagctctgcatcctgtcaatgtcccgttgcaacctacaacagccttccacactatccacaactccagcaaccttcgtgtcatcggcaaacttgctaacccagccttccacttcctcatccaagtcatttataaaaatcacaaagagcagaggtcccagaacagatccctgcggaacaccactggtcaccgagctccaggctgaatactttccatctactaccaccctctgtcttctatgggctagccaattctgtatccagacagccaactttccctgtatcccatgcctccttactttctgaatgagcctaccatggggaaccttatcaaacgccttgctaaaatccatatacacaacatccactgctcttccttcatcaatatgttttgtcacatcttcaaagaattcaataaggcttgtgaggcatgacctgcccctcacaaagccatgctgactgtctctaatcaaactatgcttttccaaataatcataaatcctgtctctcagaatcctctccaataatttgcccaccaccgacgtaagactgactggtctatagttcccagggttattcctattccctttcttgaacaagggaataacatttgccagcctccaatcatccggtactactccagtggacagcgaggacgcaaagatcatcgccaaaggtgcggcaatctcttccctcgcttcccgtaatatccttgggtatatcccgtctggccccggggacttatctgtcctcatgtctttcaaaatttccagcacatcctccctcttaacatcaacctgttcgagcatatcagcccgtttcacgctgtcctcacaaacgaccaggtccctctcactcgtgaatactgaagcaaagtattcatttaggacctcccctacctcctccgactccaggcacaagttccctccactatccctgatcggccctaccctcactctggccatcctcttgttcctcacataagtgtagaacgccttgggattttccttaatcctactcaccaagactttttcatgtccccttctagctctcctaagtccattcttcagttccttcctggctaccttgtaaccctctagagccctgtctgatccttgcttcctcaaccttaagtaagcttccttcttcctcttgactagctgttccacatctcttgccatccaaggttccttcaccctaccatcccttccttgcctcatcgggacaaacctatccagcagtcacagcaagtgctccctaaacgacctccacatttctgtcgtgcatttccctgagaacatctgttcccagtttatgctccccagttcctgcctaatagcattgtaatttcccctcccccaattaaatattttcccttcccgtctgctcctgtccctctctatgactatagtaaaggtcagggagttgtgatcacgatcaccgaaatgctctcccaccgagagatctgccacctagcctggttcgttgccaagcaccaaatccaacatagcctcccctctagtcggcctatctacatattgagtcaggaaaccttcctggacacacctgacaaaaactgctccatccaaactatttgcactaaggaggttccaatcaatattagggaagttgaagtcacccatgacaacaaccctgttacttctgcacctttccaaaatctgcctcccaatctgttcctccgtgtctctgttgctattgggggggtctatagaaaactcccaataaagtgactgctcctttcctgtttctgacttccacccataatgactcagtagacaaaccctcctcgacgacctccctttctgcagctgtgatactatccctgattagcaataccACTCccacacctcttttacctccctccctattccttttgaaacatctaaaccccggaacatccaacatccattcctgtccctgtgagatccaagtctccgtaatggccacaacatcgtagcttcaagtactgatccatgcaagttcatcacccttattcctgacacttcttgcattaaaatagacacacttcaacccatcacactggctgcaactttgccctgtcaactttctaaccttcctcacagactctctgcactctgtatctgcctgttcaacagctaccccatccactgatccatagctcccatccccctgccaaactagtttaaaccctcccgaagaacgctagcaaacctcccgcccaggatattggtgcccctccagttcatgaCATGcactttaatgcagagaaatgtgaaacagAATATTTTTGGTAAATGAACTGTGTAAATAAGAATCTTGCCATTTAGGGTATACTTAAGAGTGTTGGAAGAGAGATCTAAGGGAGCAGTTACATAGATCTTTAAAAAAGGTCTGAATGCAGGTGGGAAAGGCAAATGGGATTCTGGGTTACTTACATAGACCAAAAATTTTAAAACAAGGTAGAATCATATAATATTGTAGCACAGAAACGAGACATTTGACCCTTCAAGTCTGCACTGAATGTTTTCTCCAAATAAGCCATCTAATTTCATACCACATGGTTTCCTCCCTATGCCTATTAATAC comes from the Heterodontus francisci isolate sHetFra1 chromosome 6, sHetFra1.hap1, whole genome shotgun sequence genome and includes:
- the kbtbd3 gene encoding kelch repeat and BTB domain-containing protein 3, giving the protein MDSVSRVACNGVTERRTVSLLAETHGKQVLNVLQNFREQNVFFDFTIFVKGEKFPCHRCILAACSDFFRAMFEVHMRERDDGSVKITNLSPEAVRAFLDFAYTGNAEISETNVEMFFQMSSFLQVSLLAKACSDFLIKTLDLSSCLQLLSLSEDYGSTTLYDQALLFVVQHFSLLLKSNDFLEMNAGLLEKCLEADALNVPDEDTVLNAVLQWTRYDIDTREKHLPHLINLVRLHQLSKETLEDFMRSESLLANNPECMKSVSDALNELEEFNGLFPDARPSTTEKYIFVHKTEENGLIKHTFCYNIESDTWKELPATNIIDFPGSSLVTFGEKIFITGGCKISCSKSIRLHIAERCHDATDQTWCYCPSTNNFTSVSSMKNSRTMHTSVIAMNQLFVVGGKTKGAQEIRSLLNVESYNPLTKEWRSVSHLPRGIYYPEASACNNIIYVLGSEVEIADIFNPSMDCFFKYNVSSDQWSELVAEFGQFFHATLVKAVPVNCTLYICDLSTYKVYSFCPETCVWKGEGSFECAGFNAGAIGISDKIYILGGDYAPDEITDEVQVYHSSRSEWEEVAPMPRALTEFHCQVIQFNRYRDPWKSQL